One Plasmodium berghei ANKA genome assembly, chromosome: 13 genomic region harbors:
- a CDS encoding RNA-binding protein, putative, with the protein MESNGNDQNVVKNKSEESYDERDSKYKSHIGRHSKKGNSRKRSRSKSNQRNSSIANNQDDSKSDIQRKKKSDAKSESNENSEQVESEKSNNSSSDEYKKRRRHNREKKESRRSIERDSSRGRYNRRDRDMDRDRDRDMDRDRDRDRRRKRRPRLNRNISSSHERSRSRERRRRRLQAECIRRAGGFKKLADMEGHETTNVFWDGFQWVAKTNNNNSNQLDPAIMNSTRKLRRLYFGNLPLHLGLTENAFQEIVWDEMKKRKFCNNENINPVLYVWFAKDKGNYGFVEFSTVEETEKALTMDGMLCKGVAIKISRPNDYSTSSVKNNQNILMNKQNVNLLAAISANIQTGLKPSINSTDTNVILPNYSNGEISLYGNKPLPPPGSPPLSVLKEMNNSNIQTKYLRVLEIVSPESINDEYYESILDDIKDGFHNQGIIINAVLINQEYSKNTPFNIGDVIIEFENTNSVENSIITMSNRKYEGKPIRMTKLDENTYNTYITPIIEKIYDRKN; encoded by the exons ATGGAATCAAATGGAAATGATCAAAATGTggttaaaaataaatctgAAGAAAGCTATGACGAAAGGGATTCCAAATACAAATCACACATAGGACG GCATTCAAAGAAGGGCAACTCCAGAAAAAGAAGTCGATCAAAATCGAATCAACGAAATTCATCAATTGCAAATAATCAAGATGATTCTAAAAGTGATATacaacgaaaaaaaaaaagtgatgCAAAATCAGAGAGCAATGAAAATTCGGAACAAGTCGAATCAGAAAAGTCGAACAATTCCAGTTCtgatgaatataaaaaaagaagaagacacaatagagaaaaaaaagaaagtcGGAGAAGTATAGAAAGAGATAGTAGCCGGGGAAGATACAACCGACGGGACCGAGATATGGATCGAGATAGGGACCGAGATATGGATCGAGATAGGGACCGAGATAGACgaagaaaaagaagacCAAGACtaaatagaaatatatcatCATCTCATGAAAGATCAAGATCAAGAGAAAGAAGAAGGAGACGATTACAAGCAGAATGTATAAGAAGAGCAGGgggttttaaaaaattagcaGATATGGAAGGGCATGAAACTACAAATGTTTTTTGGGATGGATTTCAATGGGTAGCTAAAacgaataataataatagtaatcAGTTAGATCCAGCTATTATGAATTCAACGAGAAAACTGCGAAGATTATACTTTGGAAATTTACCACTTCATTTAGGATTAACTGAAAATGCATTTCAAGAAATTGTATGGGatgaaatgaaaaaaaggaaattttgtaataatgaaaatatcaATCCTGTTTTATATGTTTGGTTTGCTAAAGATAAAGGAAATTATGGTTTTGTTGAATTTTCAACTGTAGAAGAAACTGAAAAAGCTTTAACAATGGATGGTATGTTATGTAAAGGGGTtgcaataaaaatatcacGTCCCAACGATTATTCTACAAGTTCAGTTAAgaataatcaaaatatattaatgaataaacaaaatgttAATTTACTTGCTGCAATTAGCGCAAACATACAAACAGGATTAAAACCTTCGATAAATTCTACAGATACTAATGTTATTCTTCCAAATTATTCAAATGGCGAAATTAGTTTATATGGAAATAAACCACTTCCTCCCCCTGGCTCTCCACCTTTATCAGTTCTTAAAGAAATgaataattcaaatatacaaacaaaatatttaagaGTTTTAGAAATAGTATCTCCGGAATCAATTAATGatgaatattatgaatCTATATTAGATGATATAAAGGATGGATTTCATAATCAAggcattattataaatgcagttttaataaatcaagaatattcaaaaaatactCCATTTAATATTGGTGATGTAATTATTGAATttgaaaatacaaattcTGTCGAGAATAGTATTATTACAATGTCGAATAGAAAATATGAGGGAAAACCAATACGTATGACTAAGTTGGAtgaaaatacatataatacatatataactccaataattgaaaaaatatatgatagaaaaaattga
- a CDS encoding translation initiation factor eIF-2B subunit gamma, putative, with amino-acid sequence MTSVNQSRGASGAFVEFQVVILTNDENGFSSELSENTCKGLLKVSNKCMIYYIVKNIIEQKLKYITIVVNNKYYDDMVKCISEDFPDNYKFDDKKNKNSYCIDIEPYTTDSNEEIGSIQSLLQIRNKIKSDFIVVNTDIFGFVDFHSLANLFRGENALCALLLLEENDINNNKKKKEITEEYLNLENNVWVCIDKNSKVVSISDAVSMKQDGKLKIPKINLLHHKKFILKTDLVDSHVYIFKNYVLDIIEKKKKFSSIKYDLIPYLVNIQNMGKLGEYYNTSEFKFNMYKTLISEYSAEQSQNENVGNEINSNGMANNEHVENVVCYVQPKMNGFCQRINNIPNFFKANLLFCVARHEQLKDVVPPYFFFLYSDKIQSYKDCIIGSGFEHEENVILKKSVLGKNVKIKKNSNINRSIFMDNVIINEGCQIQNSIICNHVVIKDNCKLIDCIVRENCVIEKNSIYEKETLPLFIS; translated from the exons ATGACAAGTGTAAATCAATCAAGAGGGGCTTCTGGGGCCTTTGTTGAATTTCAAGTTGTGATATTAACAAATGACGAAAATGGATTTTCTTCTGAATTAAGTGAAAATACATGTAAAGGATTATTAAAAGTTAGTAATAAATGTatgatttattatatagttaaaaatataatagaacaaaaacttaaatatattacaattgttgttaataacaaatattatgatgATATGGTAAAATGTATTAGTGAAGATTTTCctgataattataaatttgatgataaaaaaaataaaaatagttattGTATAGATATAGAACCATATACTACTGATTCTAATGAAGAAATCGGATCTATTCAATCTTTGCTTCAAATACGGAATAAAATCAAA tcTGACTTTATAGTTGTTAACACAGATATTTTTGGCTTTGTTGATTTCCATTCTTTAGCaa atTTATTTCGAGGTGAAAATGCTTTATGCGCTTTGTTATTACTcgaagaaaatgatattaataacaataaaaaaaaaaaagagattacagaagaatatttaaatttagaaaataatgtatGGGTATgcattgataaaaatagtaaagtTGTGAGTATATCTGATGCAGTATCTATGAAACAAGATgggaaattaaaaataccaaaaataaacttattacatcataaaaaatttatattaaaaacagATTTGGTGGATAgtcatgtatatatttttaagaatTATGTATTAGatataattgaaaaaaaaaaaaaattttctaGTATTAAG TATGATTTAATTCCATACTTAGTAAATATACAGAATATGGGAAAACTTGGGG AATATTACAACACGTCCGAATTCAAATTCAACATGTACAAGACGCTAATTAGTGAATACTCTGCTGAGCAATCTCAAAACGAAAACGTTGGAAATGAAATTAATTCAAACGGAATGGCTAAT aATGAACATGTCGAAAATGTTGTTTGTTATGTCCAACCCAAAATGAATGGTTTTTGCCAGagaattaataatatccccaatttttttaaggcAAATTTATTG TTTTGTGTGGCTCGTCACGAACAACTAAAAGACGTTGTACCGCCctacttttttttcctttataGTGATAAAATTCAATCT TATAAAGATTGTATAATTGGAAGTGGATTTGAACATGAAGAAAAtgttattttgaaaaaatcaGTTCTTG gtaaaaatgtgaaaataaaaaaaaattcgaaTATAAATAGGTCAATTTTCATGGATAACGTAATCATTAATGAAGGTTGTCAAATTCAAAACTCGATTATTTGCAACCATGTTGTAATTAAAGACAATTGCAAG ctGATTGATTGTATAGTTCGAGAAAATTGtgttatagaaaaaaacagCATTTATGAAAAGGAAACCCTACccttatttatttcctaa